The Mercurialis annua linkage group LG8, ddMerAnnu1.2, whole genome shotgun sequence genome window below encodes:
- the LOC126661130 gene encoding cyclin-D6-1-like has protein sequence MQSGQRLTLFERKQVEKWLATEPESLNVRASNDPEFGKLRAKIELLIAENDKDAQFDATIRYLALNFFDRFSSMDTMPTLGKKDFAYHVTVLVMSCLLIALKMKGDSFSKIMNLKNWPKMKIDEKDIDKMESLILKRTGPPEDCVNALFYVPSFLSIVEEGATQFKSNVIRLITQSHGAVKFVQFRPSVIAASAILTNIENISLEKHHDCMKRFTVTDLQLNKEELESCQNTMFISHFLRETS, from the exons atgcaGAGTGGTCAGCGATTGACTCTTTTTGAAAGGAAACAAGTCGAAAAATGGTTAGCGACGGAACCCGAATCTTTGAATGTTAGAGCCAGTAATGACCCAGAATTTGGGAAACTCAGAGCAAAGATTGAACTCTTGATCGCTGAA AATGACAAGGATGCTCAATTCGATGCTACCATTCGATATCTGGCTTTGAACTTCTTCGATAGATTTTCTTCGATGGATACAATGCCG ACATTGGGGAAGAAAGATTTTGCTTATCATGTTACGGTGCTTGTCATGAGTTGCCTGCTTATTGCTTTGAAGATGAAGGGTGATTCCTTCAGCAAGATAATGAATCTg AAAAACTGGCCAAAAATGAAGATTGATGAAAAAGATATTGACAAGATGGAGAGTCTGATTCTCAAAAGAACTGGTCCGCCAGAGGATTGTGTAAATGCGCTATTCTACGTTCCGAGCTTCCTGTCTATAGTAGAAGAAGGAGCAACGCAGTTCAAATCAAATGTGATTCGCCTGATAACTCAATCACATGGAG CTGTAAAATTTGTACAATTCCGGCCTTCAGTGATAGCAGCATCCGCGATTCTTACGAACATCGAAAACATCTCCCTTGAAAAGCATCATGACTGCATGAAAAGGTTTACAGTCACAGATCTCCAACTG AATAAGGAAGAACTCGAAAGCTGTCAGAATACGATGTTCATCTCCCACTTCCTCCGAGAGACAAGTTGA